CCACGTGGACAACAGACAAACACGCCATTCACCTCAGACAAAAGCTCACGCCATTCACCTCTGCTTCCTTCACGCCGAACCTCCACCGCCGCCACACAGATCGCCGGATCAGAACGATTTCGATGCAGTGCTTTTATGATCGGGGATGGGAAACTTCTGACAAATGCACATTATTGTGTTGAACATGATACACAGGTATTGGCTCAATCTTTTTAATTCACAAATTTCAACCTAAGTGCTTCTGAGTTGCTTGATTTGAGTTTTTCTGTTTAAGATGGTATGGTGCTTATTGTACTTTGGTCCTAAGTTGCTTGATCTATGttttttattagtgattttTGAGGGACTTAAATGTGCTTGAACTTTTGTAACTTCAAGTGATTTGCTTGTCACATTGGCAAAcgaaataaaaagatattttcaATCGCATAACTGTTGGGAATTTACTGAGTGCTTCCTCAGTTGTTCACCTTGATACATAATGATCTTATGTACAGGTTTTAGCAAGGGGTGTTGATTGTGACGTAGCTCTGCTTTCAGTAGAAAGTAAGGAATTTTGGGAAGGAGCAGAACCACTCAATTTTGGAAGGAGTTGAATATGTGAAGGAAAGAGTGGAGGctaagaaaaaaagtgaaaatgcCAATGAGGATGTCAAAACAGGAGGAAAGGAAGAGGTTGATGTCTGTTAAAAAGATccaatatataattaatggaTTTGATAAACATTGTGGTCAAAGAATTGCAAATGGCCAAGGTGATGAATGGGATTTTCTATGCAATTTTGTTGACATGAAAGAGTAGAGTTGAGGTGTTCATATGTAGTTGTTTCGGTTGTGTATGGAtcatgtaatgttatttacttCTAAAAAAGTGTATAGATTATGTAATGCATGAATTGCCTTGTCTAGTATTTAATTTTCAGGTTTGGTTTGAATATTAAATTAACTACTTTTTTCACATGATACATatgacacaaacacaaacacaatactaattcttatttttatccTCATGTGAACTTGGTAGCTCTATATCTACTAATTAGTTTAGTTTTCTCACACAGTTCCTCTTGATATCTGGCTTTTGCAGGGTGTAATGGTACGGAGAATTGAACCTACTTCTGATGCACATAGTGTCTTAAAGGAGGTAAGCTTGTCATATGCAGCTTCCGGAACTAGCTGCACTTTAGTTGCACTTCTACATTCTAAAGCAGTCACTTCAAAAAGACTGCTGGTTCATTAGTGCTTCTTAATTTATACAGCTTATTAGATCTTTGATCATATTGATCTTATTTTTCTGGATAGTCTGAAAGCTGTTACAGGGAAAGGGGTAAAGGGCTATGTGAAATCAAAAGCTACATTATTAGGAGAGAAGTCAATGGGAAAACAGTGTTACATGAAAGAGGCTCCTAAGCTAGCTCTAGTGTCAAAGCATAATCATAAAGAGGCATTTTAATTTAGTCTGGTCCACCTTGCACTAGAATTTTATAATCCATCTCATATTTCCCTCTTATTCATGGGCATCTTTCCTGCATTATCCTTGTTTTTAGATATGTTTGTTTTATCAAACATTCTcgaaatttttcataattttatgtaCCCGACAAAACCAACTCACCTACCAATagtagaaaaaattaatttaatataagtTTTTCTGATTTGGCCTCCTCTCTATAGTGTACCAAACAATGTGAGTCTTCATATGTTAGGAACTTCAATTGTACTTTCTCTTTTCCAGGGGGACGTGATTGTAAGCTTCGATGATGTTCAAGTAGGATGTGAAGGAACAGTGCCATTCAGAACAAATGAGCGCATTGCATTTCGCTACCTCATTAGCCAAAAGTAAAGGGCCCTAAATCTCTACTGAGGAATTATACTCAGCCTAGTACTTGTCCTTTTTTCAGTCTCTTCATGCCCATGACATTCATAGTGATTCTTTCCTGCAGTTGTTTCTCCATATCCATATTTTAGTGCTGTGACATTTTCAGGCCATCCTAATAATATTTGTTATTGTGAATAAGGATTCTCTCGTTCAGATTTGCTTGACATTATTAGAGCAGGAAACTTTATGAAAGTGCAAGTGGCTTTGAATCCACGAGTTCATTTGGTATGCATCAGAAAGTTCATATGTATGTAATGATGGAGTGCATTTATGTCACTTTTGTAAGTTTCATGTTGTGATGCTAATTAATTTGGGTTTCTTATGCCCTTACATAGGTTCCCTATCATATTGATGGAGATCAGCCTTCTTATCTAATAATTGCCGGTTTTGTGTTTACCCCACTCTCGGAACCCCTGATAGAGTATGTTAGTTTTCATTCCTGGCATCACAAAAATCTATTTGTAGATACATTTTCCCTTTTCATGGCtgcatgttttatttttggaagactATTAATTCTAAGAACAAACTAATGCTTTTTTTGGGATTTATTTATCTACAGTGAGGAGTGTGAAGACTCTATAGGGGTAAGTTGTTTATAGAGGACACTTCTAACCACAATTATACTGTCAACTAATATTTTATGACCAGAGTCGCATAACATTGGTTTGAAGTTTAATCAGTTGTTCTTTCTTGTGGTTAGTTGAAACTGCTGGCAAAGGCACATTATTCCTTGGCAAAGTTCAAAGGGGAGCAGATTGTGGTCTTATCACAGGTTAGCTTCatgctttctttcttctccaaatATAGGCAGGATTATTGAAACAATGTTGAATTATATCCAACATTGTACAAGTAGAACTTAATGCTTCTTTATGCTTTGCTTCTTTTATTGGTTTAAGGGACAAGCATAGGTTCTGTATCCTGGCTATTTCTTCGTTTTACTTGGGAAGAATTATATCCAATTGCATTGTATTGAACTGCTATTCTTCTCGGGAATTTCAGTTGTGGACCTGGTGTTTTAGTTCATTTTTGCTTACCTTTGTCTACATTGATAGGTCTTGGCAAATGAAGTGAACATTGGATATGAGGATATGAGCAATCAGCAAGTAAGTTACCAATTACCACTTACAACTTTGACAGGCAATGTCAGTTCGTGCATATGTATACTAAGACAAAAAAATTGCAGGTTTTGAAATTCAATGGAACTCGAATAAAAAACATCCGTCACCTAGCACATCTTGTTGATTGTAAGCGGCAACATCCCTCATTTGTTtcctgtcttttttttttttttttaactctaatTTCTTATGGTTGTCTCTGCCCTTAAGCAGCATGCAAGGATAAATATctagtttttgaatttgaagaCAATTATGTTGCTGTTTTGGAAAGGGAAACAGCTAGTGCTGCTTCCTCTAGTATTCTCAAAGGTTATGGGATTCCGTCAGAAAGATCTTCCGATCTGTTGGAGCCATATGTGGATTCATTGGGAGACAACCAAGCAATAGATCAGGATTTTGGTGACAGCCCAGTTTCAAATTTGCAAATTGGCATCGATGCACTCCTCTGGGCATAGTTACTGTAAGTTGAAAGGTCAATCTCATTTTTCTCAGCAGCCTCCAAATTGGTTACTCGAGCATATTCTCTTTTTTCCTGcttacatgttttgttttttctattttttatttttatttttttttggggttggggGTGTTAATTAGCTTTGATTGTAACAATTTTCCTTATTATATCGATTAGGGAGAACATAGTCTGTATGAAATTACTGCCATTTTTCCAAGAAAGCAGTGATGTAATGATTTACAATAGTGTTCaatgattaattattcaatgtaAAAGGAAATAAGATGTTTTTCTGATTCAAGTTTTATGCTTTTGctcaactcttatttttgtattgCAATTACTTGCATTAGATTAGTATCATAAAGCATGAAAAGGGGTTTGTTTCATCGATTGTGTAATCTCGATGGGTATCACATTCAAAAGTCATGATGTTGACTAAAGTTTCATTTAAGAGTTTGATTAACggatgcctttaaggcatttgttaataaaccattttagaaaaattttgataccactttc
The sequence above is drawn from the Quercus lobata isolate SW786 chromosome 12, ValleyOak3.0 Primary Assembly, whole genome shotgun sequence genome and encodes:
- the LOC115969911 gene encoding protease Do-like 2, chloroplastic isoform X2 translates to MSALHFATSLAKRFSRSDLLDIIRAGNFMKVQVALNPRVHLVPYHIDGDQPSYLIIAGFVFTPLSEPLIDEECEDSIGLKLLAKAHYSLAKFKGEQIVVLSQVLANEVNIGYEDMSNQQVLKFNGTRIKNIRHLAHLVDSCKDKYLVFEFEDNYVAVLERETASAASSSILKGYGIPSERSSDLLEPYVDSLGDNQAIDQDFGDSPVSNLQIGIDALLWA
- the LOC115969911 gene encoding protease Do-like 2, chloroplastic isoform X1; the protein is MSALHFATSLAKRFSRSDLLDIIRAGNFMKVQVALNPRVHLVPYHIDGDQPSYLIIAGFVFTPLSEPLIDEECEDSIGLKLLAKAHYSLAKFKGEQIVVLSQVLANEVNIGYEDMSNQQVLKFNGTRIKNIRHLAHLVDSACKDKYLVFEFEDNYVAVLERETASAASSSILKGYGIPSERSSDLLEPYVDSLGDNQAIDQDFGDSPVSNLQIGIDALLWA